A genomic region of Pseudoalteromonas piscicida contains the following coding sequences:
- a CDS encoding sporulation protein — translation MSFFKKALGAVGIGAAKVDTILETHHASPGEEISGTVKIIGGKVAQEINKIDLNVMCNYTVEREDSEGETTTITKNHTLAKFQINERFTIEPGDEKHIPFALDLAEETPLTVGQSKTWIATNLDIDMALDKSDRDYLHIVPTELQQAAIDAMEALGFKLYESDCEGIDEVSFSRLPFVQELEFKTITGDFHGRFDEVEMVFFNRGEQLEIIFEIDRKARGFKGFFAEALDLDESKARLLIDEADLEDLEDAIYDILEANC, via the coding sequence ATGTCTTTTTTCAAAAAAGCCCTTGGCGCAGTCGGTATCGGTGCAGCAAAAGTAGATACCATCTTAGAAACCCATCACGCCTCCCCTGGCGAAGAAATTTCTGGAACGGTTAAAATCATCGGTGGCAAAGTTGCTCAAGAGATCAACAAAATAGATCTTAACGTAATGTGCAACTACACAGTTGAAAGAGAAGACAGTGAAGGTGAAACAACGACCATCACTAAAAACCACACCCTTGCTAAATTTCAAATCAACGAACGATTTACTATCGAACCCGGTGATGAAAAGCACATTCCATTCGCGCTTGACCTCGCTGAAGAAACCCCGCTTACTGTTGGCCAATCCAAAACTTGGATCGCTACCAACCTTGATATTGATATGGCGCTCGACAAGTCAGATAGGGACTATTTACATATCGTACCTACCGAGCTACAACAAGCGGCTATCGATGCGATGGAAGCGCTTGGCTTTAAACTTTATGAATCAGACTGTGAAGGTATTGATGAAGTATCATTCTCACGCCTGCCATTCGTACAAGAACTAGAGTTTAAAACGATCACAGGTGACTTCCATGGTCGCTTTGATGAAGTAGAAATGGTTTTCTTTAATCGTGGTGAGCAACTCGAAATCATCTTTGAGATTGATCGCAAAGCGCGAGGCTTTAAAGGCTTCTTTGCGGAGGCGCTAGACCTTGATGAGTCAAAAGCCAGATTGTTGATAGATGAAGCAGATTTAGAAGACCTAGAAGATGCTATCTATGACATTCTAGAGGCGAATTGCTAA
- a CDS encoding DUF350 domain-containing protein, with amino-acid sequence MYQFNGLTAWTFQALLIDMAVIVALFVSLKYIKGWVSNLHANDEITEKDNFAFGLSFAGGLAGLAIVISGISSGAFASSLAQEALQMAGYGIVGIILIKLGHFFQDKVALRKVNLHDEIVKGNVTSALIDFGHVVSVAIVIRSALLWVLTEGWYGLPIVVAAFIIGNICMLLVSQYRVQLFKRTNKSGDCLQQAIKDNNIAVGIRYAGFLIGSALALTAASGLAPYVADNINSSLLYWSIAALGSIVLFIVLHLIMIKIILAGKDISDEVNRQKNVGVAAISAALSFAIGTTMASLLGA; translated from the coding sequence ATGTACCAATTTAACGGATTAACAGCTTGGACTTTTCAAGCATTGCTAATAGATATGGCGGTGATCGTCGCGTTGTTTGTTAGCTTAAAATACATCAAAGGTTGGGTATCTAACCTTCATGCAAACGATGAAATAACAGAAAAAGACAACTTTGCATTTGGCCTCAGCTTTGCTGGTGGTTTAGCAGGTTTAGCCATTGTGATTTCAGGTATTTCAAGTGGTGCTTTTGCCAGTTCTTTGGCTCAAGAAGCACTACAAATGGCGGGCTATGGTATCGTTGGTATCATTCTTATCAAACTCGGACACTTTTTCCAAGATAAAGTCGCGTTACGCAAGGTGAACCTTCATGACGAAATCGTTAAAGGTAATGTCACCTCAGCACTGATTGATTTTGGCCATGTGGTGAGCGTTGCCATTGTGATCCGCTCAGCTTTGCTTTGGGTACTCACAGAGGGCTGGTATGGTTTACCGATTGTGGTTGCGGCCTTCATTATTGGTAATATTTGTATGCTGCTTGTAAGCCAATACCGAGTACAACTATTTAAGCGCACCAACAAAAGTGGCGACTGTTTACAGCAAGCAATCAAAGACAACAATATCGCGGTCGGGATCCGCTACGCTGGCTTTTTAATCGGCTCAGCACTGGCACTAACTGCGGCGTCCGGTTTAGCGCCGTATGTAGCGGACAACATTAACTCAAGTTTACTGTACTGGAGTATTGCGGCACTGGGTAGCATTGTGCTTTTCATCGTCTTACACCTCATCATGATAAAAATTATTCTGGCGGGTAAAGATATTTCCGATGAAGTGAACAGACAAAAGAATGTTGGTGTTGCTGCAATCTCAGCCGCGCTTTCTTTTGCGATTGGTACGACTATGGCAAGTTTGTTAGGTGCATAA
- a CDS encoding polyamine aminopropyltransferase has product MAILAGCGLIYEYLLSHYAGRVLGSVESAIYAMIGTMIVAMGIGAFLARWFKDPFTAFAWLESLIALLGMSSILVIASVIALTYTLPHTLSSLYSLPPDSVLDGMPFAQLQAFARFLPYVFGLILGILIGMEIPLIARIRQQVYGRFLENNAGTIYGADYIGAGVGAAIWVTIMLALPIMQAAAWTALFNIVAGLIFLWRYHAHVRFAKLLFACHFVLLGIFFVILSHGSLWMKDLSNVLYKDKVIYSESTKYQHVVITERLSRAQPMPINDLFLNGRLQFSSVDEQIYHTMLVYPAMLASNRREKVLIIGGGDGLALRDVLEWPVENATLIDLDGQLLSLFGLQGQPYPARPHITSQLTRLNSDALNDPRATVIVADAFLEVEKMLDQGRQFDTIIIDLPDPNHPDLNKLYSDYFYNHVRQLLAPDGALAIQSTSPYHAKKAFISIAKTVKHAGFTHVEQYQQNIPSFGQWGWTIATRAGQPASARIRSAESLPVPSNWINKEYLLATFAFPNRFFDGAKDIEVNQLGTGRLYDYYRQAWRTEDELYKN; this is encoded by the coding sequence ATGGCTATTTTGGCCGGTTGCGGCCTAATCTACGAATATTTACTCTCCCATTATGCTGGTCGCGTTTTAGGCTCCGTAGAAAGCGCGATTTATGCCATGATAGGCACTATGATCGTGGCCATGGGCATTGGCGCATTTTTAGCACGCTGGTTTAAAGATCCTTTTACCGCTTTTGCTTGGCTTGAAAGCCTAATCGCGCTACTGGGCATGAGCAGTATTTTGGTGATCGCCAGTGTTATTGCACTTACCTATACCCTGCCCCATACACTTTCTAGCCTATACAGCCTGCCTCCCGATAGTGTCTTAGATGGCATGCCATTTGCGCAATTACAAGCATTTGCCCGATTTCTACCTTATGTTTTCGGCCTCATCCTAGGCATTTTAATTGGCATGGAAATTCCGCTGATCGCTAGGATCCGTCAACAAGTGTATGGCCGCTTCCTTGAAAATAACGCAGGTACCATTTACGGTGCAGATTATATCGGTGCTGGTGTTGGTGCTGCCATTTGGGTCACGATTATGCTTGCGCTGCCAATAATGCAAGCAGCAGCGTGGACTGCGCTATTTAATATTGTTGCAGGACTTATCTTCCTATGGCGTTACCATGCTCATGTCCGCTTCGCTAAGCTACTGTTTGCTTGCCACTTTGTGTTGCTTGGTATCTTTTTTGTCATCCTAAGCCATGGCTCTCTTTGGATGAAAGACCTCAGCAATGTGCTTTACAAAGACAAAGTGATCTATTCAGAGTCAACGAAGTATCAACATGTTGTCATCACTGAGCGATTGAGCCGCGCACAACCCATGCCAATTAACGATTTATTCTTAAATGGTCGATTACAGTTTTCATCTGTGGATGAACAGATCTATCACACTATGCTTGTGTATCCTGCAATGCTGGCATCCAACCGTCGCGAAAAGGTGTTAATTATTGGTGGCGGAGATGGTCTGGCACTTCGAGATGTACTGGAATGGCCTGTTGAAAATGCAACCTTAATCGATTTGGATGGGCAACTGCTCTCACTATTTGGACTACAAGGGCAGCCTTACCCGGCTAGACCGCATATCACCAGTCAATTAACCCGCTTGAATAGCGACGCGTTAAACGACCCAAGAGCGACGGTTATCGTTGCAGATGCATTTTTAGAAGTAGAAAAAATGCTCGACCAAGGTAGACAATTTGACACTATCATTATCGATTTACCCGACCCTAATCACCCCGATTTAAACAAGCTATATAGCGACTACTTTTATAATCATGTGCGTCAATTACTGGCACCTGATGGTGCACTCGCTATTCAGTCAACGTCTCCCTATCACGCCAAAAAAGCGTTTATTAGCATAGCTAAAACGGTAAAACATGCCGGGTTTACGCATGTTGAGCAGTACCAACAGAATATTCCCTCATTTGGCCAATGGGGATGGACAATCGCAACGAGAGCAGGACAACCAGCAAGTGCTAGGATCCGGTCGGCCGAGTCTTTGCCTGTTCCAAGTAACTGGATAAACAAAGAGTATTTACTCGCGACTTTCGCCTTCCCAAATCGCTTTTTTGATGGAGCAAAAGATATTGAAGTCAACCAGTTAGGAACGGGGAGACTATACGATTATTATCGCCAAGCATGGCGAACAGAAGATGAGTTGTATAAAAATTAG
- a CDS encoding DUF2170 family protein, with protein sequence MELNELSIKLASFETEGANFESFLIANEGEQDVLQVIVDGNDELPIFVTQTEEQLVCISYLFKENEVKPELLNELNEALLKLNVPIPLSAFAKIDEQYAIFGALAVSSSIDEITHELVTLADNAIEALDAVTVYLNE encoded by the coding sequence ATGGAATTAAATGAACTATCAATCAAATTAGCATCATTTGAAACAGAAGGTGCTAACTTCGAATCTTTCTTAATCGCCAATGAAGGCGAGCAAGATGTATTGCAAGTGATTGTTGACGGAAATGACGAATTACCAATTTTTGTGACTCAGACTGAAGAACAACTTGTATGCATTAGTTACCTATTTAAAGAGAATGAGGTAAAGCCTGAGTTGCTAAACGAGTTAAACGAAGCACTATTAAAACTGAATGTGCCGATCCCGCTGAGTGCGTTTGCTAAAATTGATGAGCAGTATGCGATATTTGGTGCTCTAGCCGTTTCCTCCTCAATTGATGAGATCACGCACGAACTGGTCACCCTCGCGGACAATGCAATCGAAGCATTAGATGCAGTGACTGTGTATTTGAATGAATAA
- a CDS encoding PspA/IM30 family protein → MSILKKLFTAVRGGAREVGESIVDANGIRIFEQEIADAQNALAKAKKSLTEVMAKEMQTKRKLAALDESIIEHENYAGQALEKGNEALAVEIAEKIGEFEVERAEHQQVLDGFSKHVILLKQQIKEAEKTIKENQRQLTMVKTTDSVQKATMAVNSTLNTNASSMVNARQSLERIKQRQQDRQDQLAAAKELEAAATGADLKAKMAEAGIGSTQKSNDILERIRAKQSN, encoded by the coding sequence ATGAGTATTTTAAAGAAATTATTTACTGCTGTTCGTGGTGGCGCTAGAGAAGTTGGTGAGTCAATTGTTGACGCAAATGGCATTCGTATTTTTGAGCAAGAAATTGCTGACGCACAAAACGCTTTAGCTAAAGCCAAAAAGAGCTTAACTGAAGTAATGGCGAAAGAGATGCAGACAAAACGCAAATTAGCTGCACTTGACGAAAGCATTATCGAGCATGAAAACTATGCTGGACAAGCGCTCGAAAAAGGTAACGAAGCTTTAGCGGTAGAAATCGCAGAGAAAATCGGTGAATTTGAAGTTGAGCGCGCAGAGCATCAGCAAGTGCTAGACGGTTTTAGTAAACATGTGATCCTGTTAAAGCAGCAGATCAAAGAAGCTGAAAAAACGATTAAAGAAAACCAACGCCAGCTGACCATGGTAAAAACCACAGACAGCGTTCAAAAAGCAACCATGGCAGTAAACAGCACGCTAAATACCAATGCGTCATCTATGGTAAATGCACGTCAGTCGCTTGAGCGTATCAAGCAACGCCAGCAAGATAGGCAAGATCAACTGGCTGCGGCAAAAGAGCTTGAAGCCGCTGCAACGGGTGCAGATCTAAAAGCTAAAATGGCAGAAGCAGGTATTGGCTCTACGCAAAAGAGTAATGATATTCTTGAACGTATTAGAGCTAAACAAAGCAACTAA
- a CDS encoding DUF4178 domain-containing protein, producing MFGFFKSKKTPERQLTHAKDLKVGDMLTIIDSFAYPSWLKGQTLKVVGVQTYQFERSAAYEFVLESDSGNITFLQIEQSDGEEYANFSIKIQREDVDAIFTLDEFARIFDEEALTHIDTHATPEIFERFLGKSYQQSEAPYVCYFYDSDYRGRALPRYQDESGEVCEVIELLSPDEKFAINIEIWDGGETDVSLTMCRPLSDIVDLFPGANS from the coding sequence ATGTTTGGCTTTTTTAAATCAAAAAAAACTCCTGAGCGACAACTTACTCATGCAAAAGATCTGAAAGTTGGGGACATGCTCACCATCATCGATTCGTTCGCTTACCCAAGCTGGCTCAAGGGACAAACCCTAAAAGTTGTTGGCGTACAAACTTACCAATTTGAACGCAGCGCTGCATATGAATTTGTTCTCGAAAGTGATTCAGGTAACATTACTTTTTTGCAAATTGAACAAAGTGACGGTGAGGAATACGCGAATTTCTCTATCAAAATCCAAAGAGAAGACGTCGACGCTATTTTTACGCTTGATGAATTTGCGCGTATTTTCGATGAAGAAGCACTGACCCACATCGACACCCACGCCACTCCAGAGATTTTCGAGCGATTTTTAGGTAAAAGCTATCAACAAAGCGAAGCGCCCTACGTTTGCTATTTTTACGATAGCGATTATCGCGGCCGCGCCTTGCCACGCTATCAAGATGAAAGTGGCGAAGTATGTGAAGTTATCGAGTTACTGAGTCCTGACGAAAAGTTCGCTATCAATATTGAGATCTGGGATGGGGGGGAAACTGACGTGTCACTAACCATGTGTCGCCCACTGAGCGATATTGTCGACCTATTTCCTGGAGCTAACTCGTGA
- a CDS encoding FKBP-type peptidyl-prolyl cis-trans isomerase, protein MTTTNIILVIVALVIAVVFFRGGQKQKQLAQFNRIQAADFLKENEKRAEVHKTDSGLQYEIITQTDGGKQPNATSKVRVHYHGTLLDGSVFDSSVLRDQPISFGLNQVIPGWTEGVQLMSEGDKYRFWIGPDLGYGDRAAGKIEPGSLLVFEVELLAVE, encoded by the coding sequence ATGACGACAACTAACATTATCCTCGTTATCGTTGCACTGGTGATTGCAGTGGTGTTTTTTCGAGGTGGTCAGAAACAAAAGCAGCTTGCGCAGTTTAATCGAATTCAAGCGGCAGACTTTTTGAAAGAAAACGAAAAGCGCGCAGAGGTACATAAAACTGACTCAGGTCTTCAGTACGAAATAATCACTCAAACTGACGGTGGCAAGCAGCCAAATGCAACGAGCAAAGTTAGAGTGCATTATCATGGCACTTTACTTGATGGCTCCGTATTCGACAGCTCGGTACTGCGTGACCAACCCATTAGCTTTGGACTTAATCAAGTGATCCCGGGTTGGACCGAAGGTGTGCAGTTGATGAGCGAAGGGGATAAATACCGCTTTTGGATTGGTCCGGATCTAGGCTACGGTGACCGCGCAGCAGGTAAAATCGAACCGGGTTCGTTGTTAGTGTTTGAAGTTGAGCTGCTCGCGGTAGAGTGA
- a CDS encoding Lon protease family protein — protein sequence MTKSKLSCEKALPASQLAPSVSLTHIENCIQNPYPEALPFIGQQRAQTALDFALGMELPGYNVYVMGEAALGRFTMVKDKLEAHSKTKPTPKEWLYVNNYDDHREPIALFMQAGESKQLEADIDAFIDEILDTFPAAFDNPGYQRKKKSLDKEFEQKYDAAITAVEQQAMNMSVALIEDTGTVGFAPVVDGKQLSDTEFSALDEHVQAHFLTAIETLEDALIESLIELPRWKRESSERLRNLKKTTIEVATKPLLKALEHKYAAHIGVLRYLKDLKVEIVDAVLDWLDDDSSNSDENKDDFDSKGMLTDFFAPNILVEFKEDDPAPVVYEPNPTFGNIFGKVEYATSQGNLITSYRSIQAGALHRANGGYLIMDAEKVMANAQVWDGLKLSLKTHQIKNDLPYQDNSVGSSFTLKPQLIPLDVKIILLGSRDLYYTIGEYDEEFAELFRVLADFDYYLPSSDKMQYQFITKVMEYCNDTLKIELSSAALARMLKFSYRQAEHHSKLSARFADVLELVAEASFYAKQDGVNQIAANHIDEAIAGKEYRTGQLSENMLSDIQEGHTLIATEGTAIGKVNGLTVLHIGDTAFGTPARITSTVYAGADGVIDVEREVDLGKSIHSKGVMLLTGYLGNKYAQDFSLTLSANIAIEQNYGFIDGDSASLAELCALLSAVTQLPVDQSLALTGSINQHGEVQAIGGVNEKIEGFFKLCKMRGLTGKQGVIVPESNKVNLVLDDEVIAAVEKGLFHVYAVATVDEALSLLMDRPAGALSDEGYPENSINAVAMAKLERIAKVVNGDDDKGEESHDDN from the coding sequence ATGACCAAATCTAAATTGTCGTGTGAAAAAGCACTGCCTGCGAGTCAGCTCGCGCCATCAGTTTCGTTGACTCACATAGAAAATTGTATCCAAAACCCTTATCCAGAAGCACTACCGTTTATTGGCCAGCAGCGCGCTCAAACCGCGCTAGACTTTGCTTTGGGAATGGAGCTTCCTGGTTATAATGTGTATGTCATGGGAGAAGCGGCGCTGGGTCGTTTTACCATGGTAAAAGACAAGCTTGAGGCACACAGTAAAACTAAGCCAACGCCTAAAGAATGGTTGTACGTCAACAACTACGACGACCACCGCGAGCCTATCGCGCTATTTATGCAGGCGGGTGAAAGTAAGCAGCTTGAGGCTGATATAGACGCCTTCATCGATGAGATCTTAGATACTTTTCCTGCAGCTTTTGACAATCCGGGTTATCAACGTAAGAAAAAGTCGCTAGATAAAGAATTCGAACAAAAATACGATGCTGCGATCACCGCTGTTGAGCAGCAAGCTATGAATATGAGCGTTGCACTGATAGAAGATACGGGGACTGTTGGCTTTGCTCCTGTGGTCGATGGTAAGCAGCTCAGTGATACGGAGTTTTCGGCTCTGGACGAGCATGTTCAGGCACACTTTTTAACCGCAATAGAAACATTAGAAGATGCCCTAATCGAATCGCTTATTGAGCTGCCAAGATGGAAGCGTGAATCTTCTGAGCGCTTACGTAATCTTAAAAAAACTACCATCGAAGTGGCGACCAAACCGCTATTAAAAGCACTTGAGCATAAGTATGCCGCACACATTGGCGTGCTGCGTTATCTTAAAGATCTGAAGGTTGAAATTGTCGATGCGGTATTAGATTGGCTAGACGACGATAGTAGCAACAGCGACGAAAACAAAGATGACTTTGACTCAAAGGGAATGCTCACGGACTTTTTTGCGCCCAATATTCTGGTTGAGTTTAAAGAGGACGACCCTGCGCCTGTGGTGTATGAGCCAAATCCGACCTTTGGTAATATTTTTGGTAAGGTGGAATATGCAACCTCTCAAGGTAATTTGATCACCAGCTATCGCTCTATTCAAGCCGGTGCATTGCACCGCGCCAATGGCGGTTATCTGATCATGGATGCTGAAAAGGTCATGGCTAACGCGCAAGTGTGGGATGGCCTTAAACTGTCGTTAAAAACCCACCAAATTAAAAATGACCTACCGTATCAAGACAATTCGGTGGGCAGCAGCTTTACCTTAAAGCCGCAGTTAATTCCATTGGATGTCAAAATTATTCTTTTGGGTTCGAGAGATCTATATTACACCATAGGTGAGTACGATGAAGAGTTTGCAGAACTATTTAGAGTGCTGGCCGATTTTGATTACTATTTACCAAGCTCGGACAAAATGCAGTATCAATTTATCACTAAGGTGATGGAATACTGTAATGATACCTTGAAGATTGAGCTTAGCTCAGCGGCGCTGGCGCGTATGCTTAAATTTAGCTATCGCCAAGCGGAGCACCACAGTAAGCTTTCGGCGCGCTTTGCTGATGTTTTGGAGCTGGTGGCAGAAGCCAGTTTTTATGCCAAGCAAGATGGCGTAAACCAAATAGCCGCTAATCACATCGATGAAGCGATAGCTGGAAAAGAATATCGGACTGGGCAGTTGAGTGAAAACATGCTCAGCGATATTCAAGAAGGGCATACTTTGATTGCAACTGAAGGCACCGCAATTGGTAAGGTAAATGGCCTGACGGTACTGCATATTGGTGACACCGCATTTGGTACGCCTGCGCGTATTACCTCTACGGTATACGCGGGTGCTGACGGGGTGATTGACGTTGAACGTGAGGTAGATTTAGGTAAGTCAATTCACTCAAAAGGCGTGATGCTGCTTACGGGTTACCTAGGTAATAAGTATGCGCAAGACTTTAGCCTGACACTTAGCGCAAATATCGCCATTGAACAAAATTATGGTTTTATTGACGGTGATAGCGCATCACTTGCAGAACTTTGTGCGCTGCTATCGGCGGTGACGCAACTACCCGTAGATCAATCTTTAGCGCTCACTGGCTCAATAAACCAACACGGTGAAGTACAAGCCATTGGTGGTGTAAACGAAAAAATCGAAGGCTTCTTTAAACTCTGCAAAATGCGAGGCCTCACAGGTAAGCAAGGGGTGATTGTCCCTGAATCTAACAAGGTCAACTTAGTGTTAGATGATGAAGTGATTGCGGCTGTTGAAAAAGGCTTATTCCATGTCTACGCCGTTGCCACAGTAGATGAAGCGCTTAGCTTGTTAATGGATAGACCAGCAGGGGCGCTAAGTGATGAAGGCTATCCCGAAAACAGTATCAATGCAGTTGCAATGGCGAAACTTGAACGTATTGCAAAAGTAGTAAACGGCGATGACGACAAAGGAGAAGAAAGCCATGACGACAACTAA
- a CDS encoding zinc ribbon-containing protein produces MADYQKWLDQFSDWLKDVKEHEIDDLSKRFWEAQSALKDYTKQTYDDYSYYLKRDLEHLLENKTFYDEAAWSELKANILFEISQLEDRTQLEWSALLKDFEHQGIYKEGEWIALGQLVCKNCGYKLDVYYAIKIPACSECGHGEYTRKALAP; encoded by the coding sequence ATGGCGGATTATCAAAAATGGCTGGATCAATTTTCCGATTGGCTCAAAGACGTCAAAGAACATGAAATTGACGATTTATCTAAGCGATTCTGGGAAGCGCAGAGCGCACTGAAAGACTACACCAAACAAACCTATGATGATTATAGTTACTATCTAAAACGTGACTTGGAACATCTTCTCGAAAACAAAACCTTCTACGATGAAGCGGCTTGGAGTGAACTCAAAGCCAACATCTTATTCGAAATATCCCAATTAGAAGATAGAACTCAACTTGAGTGGTCCGCACTTTTAAAAGATTTTGAACACCAAGGCATTTATAAAGAAGGTGAATGGATAGCTTTGGGACAATTAGTGTGTAAGAATTGTGGCTATAAATTAGATGTTTATTATGCCATCAAGATCCCAGCTTGCAGCGAGTGCGGGCATGGGGAATATACTAGAAAAGCATTAGCGCCCTAA
- a CDS encoding TonB-dependent receptor, with translation MLKTTLSMVALAVSAAAIADDTNVKDLQAADMEHIVVSGSRVFESIDEVPASITIINQKQIEDHLKVNPELQSLLSQIVPGLAPDTGSSSNTGQSLRGRAPLVMIDGVPQSTPLRNGSLGVKTLDPSAIARIEVIKGATSIYGNGASGGIINYITKQAKSDGKPEGEISLSSRFSAVKLAESAGARIAGAVNGRVDQFSYLVTASYEENGVQRDAEGDILGLQYGLSDTVTENYFTKLGYDFDEDKQLQFSYNFYSSQQKTDLGDVFGNINLGEKSYAIHVPPAQQKQGKPQGPEGNENITLKYTDIEVFANTQMTLDAYMQDIENVFFFSPSLANPDEGYTGGQSIIRSEKKGARATFNTLVDFDNVQATFIYGIDALNDVTSQPLVDGRIWVPEMDMESIAGYLQTKWIVADDLVLKAGVRQESIDLAVADYQTLKLCRSADQCSVPLNVKGDTIDYDATTYNVGIKYNANEKFSPFASYSQGSDISDIGRLLRSATVEDIGQIQTEASIVDNYEIGFNSQFETLRFEFAAYRSTSEFGTTNKFNEVTGVYEPVRAPQKIWGYEALVDYKINDSLKLIATYSYVEGKDTEADTYLGSRQISPPKLTANLNWQPVDALSMTLSWLHVGDRKRFERNDKGNYVGDQGPIDSYNVVNFSGQYQFDQSWQAFVGIENLFNSDYYPARAQAYTYGGYNIKGLGTTATVGVKYRF, from the coding sequence ATGTTAAAAACTACTCTCAGTATGGTAGCGTTGGCTGTTAGCGCAGCAGCCATTGCAGACGATACCAATGTTAAAGATCTTCAAGCTGCAGATATGGAGCATATCGTGGTCTCGGGCAGTCGTGTGTTTGAAAGCATCGATGAAGTGCCTGCCTCTATTACGATTATTAATCAAAAACAAATCGAAGATCATTTAAAAGTAAATCCAGAACTACAAAGTTTGTTATCTCAAATTGTTCCTGGTCTTGCTCCGGATACGGGTAGTTCAAGTAATACTGGGCAATCGTTGCGTGGACGTGCACCACTGGTGATGATTGATGGTGTACCTCAGTCTACACCACTACGAAATGGTTCTTTAGGTGTAAAAACACTCGATCCAAGTGCCATCGCCCGTATAGAAGTGATCAAAGGGGCAACCTCAATTTATGGCAATGGTGCTTCAGGCGGGATCATTAACTACATCACCAAGCAGGCCAAAAGCGATGGCAAACCAGAAGGTGAAATTAGCCTATCTAGCCGCTTTAGCGCAGTAAAGCTTGCAGAGAGCGCCGGTGCTCGAATTGCGGGCGCGGTTAATGGCCGCGTTGACCAATTTAGTTATTTAGTCACGGCAAGCTATGAAGAAAATGGTGTTCAGCGTGATGCTGAAGGTGATATTCTGGGTTTACAGTATGGTCTGTCGGATACTGTGACAGAAAACTATTTTACTAAGCTTGGCTATGACTTTGATGAAGACAAGCAACTGCAATTTAGCTACAACTTCTACAGTTCTCAGCAAAAAACTGACCTAGGTGATGTGTTTGGTAACATCAATTTAGGTGAAAAATCTTACGCTATTCACGTGCCACCAGCTCAGCAAAAACAAGGTAAGCCTCAAGGGCCAGAAGGTAATGAAAACATTACTTTGAAATACACCGATATAGAAGTTTTTGCTAATACACAAATGACGCTTGATGCGTATATGCAAGACATTGAGAACGTGTTCTTCTTCTCTCCAAGCTTAGCAAACCCTGATGAAGGATACACTGGCGGTCAATCTATCATCCGCTCTGAAAAAAAGGGCGCGCGTGCGACATTTAATACCTTGGTTGATTTTGACAATGTCCAAGCTACCTTCATTTATGGTATCGATGCGTTGAATGATGTGACCTCACAGCCACTTGTCGATGGTCGTATTTGGGTGCCAGAAATGGACATGGAAAGCATCGCAGGTTACCTACAGACCAAGTGGATTGTTGCGGATGACCTAGTGTTAAAAGCGGGAGTGAGACAAGAAAGCATTGATCTTGCGGTAGCTGATTACCAAACACTAAAACTTTGCCGTTCAGCGGATCAGTGCTCTGTGCCACTTAACGTGAAAGGCGACACCATTGACTATGATGCCACAACTTACAATGTGGGTATTAAATATAACGCGAATGAAAAGTTCAGCCCATTCGCCAGTTACTCGCAGGGCTCTGATATCTCCGATATTGGCCGTCTGCTGCGCAGTGCAACGGTAGAAGACATAGGTCAAATTCAAACAGAAGCATCGATTGTTGATAACTACGAAATCGGTTTTAACTCTCAATTTGAGACGTTACGATTTGAATTTGCGGCATATAGAAGTACGTCTGAGTTTGGCACAACGAATAAATTCAATGAAGTAACCGGAGTTTATGAGCCTGTTCGAGCACCACAAAAAATATGGGGCTATGAGGCACTTGTCGATTACAAGATCAACGACTCGCTAAAACTCATTGCGACATATAGCTATGTAGAGGGTAAAGATACCGAAGCCGATACTTATCTTGGCTCTAGACAAATTAGCCCACCAAAGCTTACGGCAAACCTAAACTGGCAGCCAGTTGATGCGCTATCGATGACGTTAAGCTGGTTACATGTGGGCGACCGTAAACGTTTTGAGCGGAACGATAAAGGCAACTATGTTGGCGATCAAGGTCCAATTGACAGCTACAACGTGGTTAACTTTAGTGGTCAATATCAATTCGACCAAAGTTGGCAAGCTTTTGTTGGTATTGAAAACTTATTTAACTCAGACTACTACCCAGCTCGCGCACAAGCCTATACGTACGGTGGCTACAATATTAAAGGCCTTGGTACAACAGCAACGGTTGGCGTGAAGTATCGTTTCTAA